A segment of the Priestia aryabhattai genome:
GAGGTTTCGATGTCTGAAGATGCTTTTTCGGATGCCACAACTCGCGTACATGAGTACATCGGGCAAGGCGATGTGTTTCAAGTAAACTTATCTGTTCGACAGTCTCAACAGCTTCAAACTCATCCTATGCATATCTACGAACAAGTACGAAAGATCAACCCGTCTCCTTACATGTCTTATATGCAGACAGAAGAATTTCACATTGTGAGCTGTTCACCTGAATTATTAGTGAAAAAAGCCGGTGATGAAATCAGTACGAGACCGATTGCGGGAACGCGCTCTCGTGGTAAGGATGATCAAGAAGACCAACAGTTAGCGGATGAGCTTATTCACAACGAAAAAGAGCGTGCAGAGCATGTGATGCTTGTTGATTTGGAGCGTAATGATCTCGGTAGAGTAAGTGAATATGGTACCGTTCATGTTGACGAGTTTATGGTTATTGAAAAGTATTCACATGTGATGCATATTGTGTCTAATGTAAAAGGCAAGCTCGCGCGTAATAAAGATTTTGTAGATATTGTAGATGCGGTTTTTCCTGGAGGAACGATTACTGGAGCACCTAAAGTTCGTACAATGGAAATCATTGAAGAACTTGAACCTGTTCGACGAGGAATTTATACAGGATCGATTGGTTGGATTGGGTTTAATGGAGATATGGAATTAAATATTGCGATTCGCACTATGATTATTCAAGACGGCCAAGCTTATGTGCAGGCTGGTGCGGGTGTTGTGATTGATTCAAATCCGAAACACGAATACAAAGAATCACTGAAAAAAGCAATTGCACTATGGAAAGCAAAAGAGCAGAGCGAAAATGAGCTGAGTGAGGGTGAGTAAAGATGATATTAATGATTGATAATTATGATTCTTTTACGTTTAATTTAGTACAGTATTTAGGTGAGCTAGGGCATGAGCTTCTTGTAAAAAGAAATGATGAAATTACACTTTCTGAAATTGAAGTGCTAAATCCAGATTTCTTGATGATTTCCCCGGGACCGTGTAGTCCTAACGAAGCGGGAATCAGTTTAGAAGCCATCGAGTATTTTGCAGGTAAGATTCCAATATTCGGCGTATGCTTAGGGCATCAGTCGATTGGGCAAGCTTTTGGAGGGAATGTGATTCGTGCGGATAAATTAATGCATGGTAAAACATCTGAAATGCATCATGATGGCCGTACTATCTTTAAAGGTCTTGATAATCCGTTTACGGCAACTCGATATCATTCTTTGATTGTAGAAAAAAGTTCACTGCCGGATTGCTTTGAAATTTCAGCGTGGACAGCAGAAGATGAAATTATGGCGATTCGCCATAAATCATTACCTATTGAAGGAGTACAGTTCCACCCTGAATCTATCATGACTTCTTACGGTAAAGAAATGCTGAAGAATTTTATTGAAACTTACGAAAAAAAGCGAGTGTAATGATATGTATATATACGTAAATGGCGAAGTGAAGCCTGCATCTGAAGCCACTATTTCTCCGTTTGATCACGGATATATGTATGGCCTAGGGCTGTTTGAAACGTTACGAGTTTATGAAGGTCATCCATTTTTAGTGGAAGACCATCTGGATCGACTGCGTAGCAGCTTATGTGAATTAAATATTGTATGGGATTACTCTACACAGGACGTGTTGAGAATCATTAATAGTCTGTTAATGAAAAATAATGAGAGAAATGCGTATGTTCGATTAAATGTCTCAGCAGGAAATGGCGGAATTGGATTGCAAGTGGAAGAATACGACAAGCCATCTACAATCGTATATATGAAATCAATGCCTCATCCATCGAGCCCCCTTGTAAAAGAGGGGCTTATTCTTGAGACGAAACGAAATACGCCTGAAGGAACCATGAGGTTGAAATCTCATCATTATTTAAACAACGTATTGGCTAAACGAGAAGTTGGTTCGGACTTAAATAAAGAGGGTATCTTTTTAACAAAAGAAGGGTTCTTAGCTGAAGGCATTGTGTCCAATTTATTTTTTGTAAAAGATGGCTGTGTATATACACCGTCTCTTGAAACAGGTATCTTAAATGGAATTACGAGACAGTTTATTTTTACGCTTTTACAAAAGAAAAACATAGAGGTTGTAGAAGGTTTATTTACAGTGGAACAGCTCTTGGAGAGTGATGAAGCTTTCGTTACAAATTCCATTCAAGAAATCGTACCTCTTCGAAGCGTAAAAGATAAGCAGTTTTCACTAGGAGACCATACGTTGACAGCTCAGTTGCAAAAAGAGTATCGCTCTTACACGACGTCGCTAATGAGCCGGCATGAGTTACATGTATAAAGACGAAAGGAGATGCTAAAGATGGATAAAATTTATGTGAATGATATGCGTTTCTATGGATATCATGGTGTATTTCCAGAAGAAAATAAGTTAGGGCAACGTTTTCATGTAGATTTAGCTGTAGAACTGGATTTAAAACAAGCAGGTACTACGGACAATTTAGAATACTCAGTGAGCTATGCAGATTTATACCAAACATGCCAAGAAGTTGTAGAGAAGCGCACGTTCAAGTTAGTTGAAATGGTAGCCGAAACGATTGCATCTGAATTGCTTGCTAATTATGAACTTGTTCAGGCTTGTACAGTAAAGGTATATAAGCCTGATCCGCCAATTCCTGGTTATTATCAATCGGTAGCTATTGAAATTAAAAGGAGCCGTTGAATGACAACAGAAGCATATATTGCATTAGGATCAAATATTGAAGATCGAATGGAACATTTGAAAACAGGAGTTACTGGCTTGATGAAACACTCTGAGATTAAGGTAGTAGCTGTTTCATCTGTTTATGAGACGGCCCCGGTCGGGTATACTAATCAAGCAAGCTTTTTAAACATGGTAGTAAAAGTACAAACAACGTATTCGTCAGAGCACCTTTTAGATTGTTTGCAAGCCATTGAACAAACGGCAGGTCGAAAAAGAGAGATTGTATGGGGGCCTAGAACCCTTGATTTAGATATCTTACTTTATAGTAACGAAATCATTCATACGGATAGGCTGAGCGTCCCTCATCCCCGAATGTTTGAACGAGCGTTTGTGATGGTTCCTCTAAACGAACTAGCTCCATCTCTTATTCTCCCTGTAGCAGAAGAAAAAGTTGAAACCATCACAACACGTTTATCGGATTTAAAAGGTGTAAAATTATTTCGAAAGCAAACAACTGGTATACTAGATATATTCGAAAATAATATTAATGATTTACATAAGTAAAAACGAATCTTATTAGTTGATTCATTTTTATATTGGAGTAAAGTAGAGTTCAGAGTGAAAACTTTGGTGTTTGGGTTCGCAGCTTGTTGGTCTAGTGGGTAACTTGTTATAGAAATCGAAGAAAAAGAGAAGCGAAGCAAGAATAAAGCGATTTGACATAGAGAAACGACTGAACCTATAATAATTTTAAAGAAACGTAGTAGTTGCCAGTAAACATGCTGGCCTTTTTTCTGTTTCGGAAAACTTAATTATACGATGGAGATGAGTAAACGA
Coding sequences within it:
- the pabB gene encoding aminodeoxychorismate synthase component I, with the translated sequence MQQRMTWGESISISKNQWFKKYQELSKDEPNHILLESGRGGNFQMMGLKPVAILRGEQNELHIKTDGQVIVQKGNPLHLMRDWMKKFEAEVNPDLPPFQGGAIGFISYDYIRYVETIPGLAEDSLKTPDVYFLIFDDVFVYDQEKEKLWIMVNDEEDCKERAHKRINQYKRDWMEASAEGLSYERIHRVAEKSEVSMSEDAFSDATTRVHEYIGQGDVFQVNLSVRQSQQLQTHPMHIYEQVRKINPSPYMSYMQTEEFHIVSCSPELLVKKAGDEISTRPIAGTRSRGKDDQEDQQLADELIHNEKERAEHVMLVDLERNDLGRVSEYGTVHVDEFMVIEKYSHVMHIVSNVKGKLARNKDFVDIVDAVFPGGTITGAPKVRTMEIIEELEPVRRGIYTGSIGWIGFNGDMELNIAIRTMIIQDGQAYVQAGAGVVIDSNPKHEYKESLKKAIALWKAKEQSENELSEGE
- the pabA gene encoding aminodeoxychorismate/anthranilate synthase component II produces the protein MILMIDNYDSFTFNLVQYLGELGHELLVKRNDEITLSEIEVLNPDFLMISPGPCSPNEAGISLEAIEYFAGKIPIFGVCLGHQSIGQAFGGNVIRADKLMHGKTSEMHHDGRTIFKGLDNPFTATRYHSLIVEKSSLPDCFEISAWTAEDEIMAIRHKSLPIEGVQFHPESIMTSYGKEMLKNFIETYEKKRV
- the pabC gene encoding aminodeoxychorismate lyase, translated to MYIYVNGEVKPASEATISPFDHGYMYGLGLFETLRVYEGHPFLVEDHLDRLRSSLCELNIVWDYSTQDVLRIINSLLMKNNERNAYVRLNVSAGNGGIGLQVEEYDKPSTIVYMKSMPHPSSPLVKEGLILETKRNTPEGTMRLKSHHYLNNVLAKREVGSDLNKEGIFLTKEGFLAEGIVSNLFFVKDGCVYTPSLETGILNGITRQFIFTLLQKKNIEVVEGLFTVEQLLESDEAFVTNSIQEIVPLRSVKDKQFSLGDHTLTAQLQKEYRSYTTSLMSRHELHV
- the folB gene encoding dihydroneopterin aldolase, which gives rise to MDKIYVNDMRFYGYHGVFPEENKLGQRFHVDLAVELDLKQAGTTDNLEYSVSYADLYQTCQEVVEKRTFKLVEMVAETIASELLANYELVQACTVKVYKPDPPIPGYYQSVAIEIKRSR
- the folK gene encoding 2-amino-4-hydroxy-6-hydroxymethyldihydropteridine diphosphokinase, with product MTTEAYIALGSNIEDRMEHLKTGVTGLMKHSEIKVVAVSSVYETAPVGYTNQASFLNMVVKVQTTYSSEHLLDCLQAIEQTAGRKREIVWGPRTLDLDILLYSNEIIHTDRLSVPHPRMFERAFVMVPLNELAPSLILPVAEEKVETITTRLSDLKGVKLFRKQTTGILDIFENNINDLHK